Proteins from a genomic interval of Cyprinus carpio isolate SPL01 chromosome A21, ASM1834038v1, whole genome shotgun sequence:
- the LOC109054818 gene encoding cytospin-A-like isoform X2 translates to MKKATKTTAATSRTSAATKAPGRPEGSSIMGTGGKMTNKTQSSAPLPKAKSNDDLPAVSAGSGAVSVSNSNTSARNKRGSSSQNTNTTETRSKTSSGLSGRRAMSSTAKDPGTSRENLRERTRASVAKKLVVPTDAMLPKRSRCRTVAETDSRMSKSRSGSQISHKAVLECQVKDLLGLDKSKDLEILHLRSELRGMRAQLGLEELEAPDPEQASQETKQPQEKEVSPVISATDVESTLLLLQDQNQGILDELNMLKSENRMLKDRLNALGFSLEHHLDSPVKGLCCLSLSPEPVAAGCSGGHRENSGGGMCASSAEGSVQGSTEDLLSETRRVGPPDAVDSECSEAYQPITSSDDALDAPSGCGSSSESEEGPPSREHSRRGSSGNTSEVSMACLTERIHQMEENQHSTAEELQATLQELSDLQQITQELTTENERLGEERAILVDSLCQQGERLELYGRQLDYFRGLLDEHRVAYAKDDEDAKSGRYMELERRYAELNEGSRFEREQLLGVQQQLSSALKMAEQENAEAQGLMGALKERVHVAERAVEMERRERAVAKAELEALRVVSEGGQVELNRCRIQLEQERQRVAQLLSIHNAGDKTDIRHLLDSERLDKERAEAKAAQLQEELGYTRSEAAQLQEAINKLEGEFRAFRDDVQAQLAEQKRLLEQQCSELEEKDTEIADMKETIFELEDEVEQHRAVKLHDNLIISDLENSIKKLHDQKYDMEKEIKVLHRKLREESAEWRQFQVDLQTAVVIANEIKTEAQEEIGDLRRRLHEAQDKNEKMSKELDELKSKKQEEERGRVYNYMNAVERDLAALRQGMGLSRRSSTSSEPSPTVKTLIKSFDSASQGPVPASPTDAVAVAVAAAAAISRTPLSPSPIKTPPAAAVSPMQRHTVSSAKPLSSMLDKRPSYTDLSIPDHLLRTSPVTRPSCSLQRVTNIDSTKSISVSRRSSEELKRDLSVTDASAPSSVITLGSSSPQLSLSSNCSSPTASVTPTTRGRLREERKDPLSALAREYGGSKRNALLRWCQKKTEGYQNIDITNFSSSWNDGLAFCAILHTYLPAHIPYHELNSQDKRRNFTLAFQAAESVGIKSTLDIGEMVRTERPDWQSVMTYVTAIYKYFET, encoded by the exons ATGAAAAAGGCGACCAAGACCACGGCCGCCACCTCCAGAACCTCAGCGGCCACTAAAGCCCCAGGCAGACCAGAGGGAAGCAGCATTATGGGCACAGGTGGCAAGATGACGAACAAAACTCAGAGTTCAGCTCCACTGCCTAAG GCAAAGAGCAATGATGATCTCCCAGCGGTGAGTGCAGGAAGTGGAGCAGTATCCGTTAGCAACAGTAACACTTCTGCTAGAAACAAGAGAGGAAGCTCCTCTCAGAACACTAACACCACTGAGACCAGGTCCAAGACCAGTTCAG GTCTTTCAGGAAGGCGTGCCATGTCATCCACAGCCAAGGATCCAGGCACGTCCCGAGAGAACTTGCGAGAACGTACCAGAGCTAGTGTTGCCAAAAAGCTTGTTGTACCCACAGATGCCATGCTTCCGAAGCGATCACGATGCCGTACCGTAGCAGAGACAGATTCTCGGATGAGCAAATCTCGCTCAGGCAGCCAGATTAGCCATAAAGCAGTGCTGGAGTGTCAAGTGAAGGACCTGCTGGGCTTAGATAAGAGCAAAGACCTGGAGATCCTCCATCTCCGCTCTGAACTTAGAGGTATGAGAGCCCAGCTTGGTCTGGAAGAACTTGAGGCCCCTGATCCAGAGCAAGCATCTCAAGAGACCAAGCAGCCTCAGGAGAAAGAGGTTTCTCCTGTGATCAGTGCCACAGATGTGGAGTCCACTCTCCTCCTCCTTCAAGACCAGAACCAGGGCATCCTTGATGAGCTAAATATGCTGAAGAGTGAAAACCGGATGCTGAAGGATCGTCTCAATGCTCTCGGCTTCTCTCTGGAGCATCATCTAGACAGCCCTGTCAAAGGTCTGTGCTGCCTGTCCCTAAGTCCTGAGCCTGTAGCGGCTGGCTGTAGTGGAGGTCACCGTGAAAACAGTGGGGGTGGTATGTGTGCATCTTCTGCAGAAGGCTCTGTTCAAGGCTCTACTGAGGACCTGCTGTCAGAAACGAGACGTGTAGGCCCTCCTGATGCAGTGGACAGTGAGTGTAGTGAGGCCTATCAGCCAATCACCTCCAGCGATGATGCTCTGGATGCACCTTCAGGTTGTGGATCATCTTCTGAATCAGAAGAAGGGCCACCAAGCCGGGAACATTCCCGCAGGGGCAGCAGCGGGAACACCAGTGAAGTTTCCATGGCCTGCCTGACTGAGCGCATCCATCAAATGGAGGAGAACCAGCACAGCACAGCAGAAGAACTCCAGGCCACTCTGCAGGAGCTTTCAGACCTGCAGCAGATCACACAAGAGCTGACCACAGAGAATGAACGCCTGGGCGAGGAGCGTGCCATTCTGGTCGACTCCCTCTGTCAACAAGGGGAGCGTCTGGAACTGTACGGAAGACAGCTGGACTACTTCCGTGGCCTGCTTGACGAGCATCGGGTGGCCTACGCCAAGGATGATGAAGATGCCAAAAGCGGCCGATATATGGAGCTGGAAAGGCGCTACGCCGAGCTTAACGAGGGCTCACGTTTTGAGCGGGAGCAGCTGCTGGGTGTTCAGCAACAGCTAAGCAGTGCTCTCAAGATGGCAGAACAGGAGAATGCAGAAGCCCAAGGCCTGATGGGAGCATTGAAGGAGCGTGTCCATGTGGCGGAGAGAGCTGTGGAAATGGAGCGGAGGGAGCGGGCAGTCGCCAAAGCGGAGTTGGAAGCGCTGAGGGTAGTGTCTGAAGGGGGGCAGGTGGAGCTGAATCGCTGCAGGATCCAACTTGAGCAAGAGAGGCAGAGAGTTGCCCAGCTCCTCTCCATCCACAACGCAGGGGATAAGACAGACATACGCCACCTGCTGGACAGTGAGAGATTAGACAAAGAGCGAGCAGAGGCCAAAGCAGCTCAGTTACAAGAGGAACTGGGGTACACACGCAGTGAAGCTGCCCAGCTGCAGGAGGCAATTAACAAG CTTGAGGGTGAGTTCCGAGCATTTCGTGACGATGTCCAGGCACAGTTAGCGGAGCAGAAGCGGCTACTTGAGCAGCAGTGCTCTGAGCTAGAGGAGAAGGACACAGAGATTGCTGACATGAAGGAGACCATCTTTGAGCTAGAGGATGAAGTCGAGCAGCATCGTGCTGTCAAGCTCCATGACAACCTCATAATTTCTGACCTGGAGA ATTCTATCAAAAAACTTCATGATCAGAAATATGACATGGAGAAAGAGATTAAGGTTCTTCACCGAAAATTGCGG GAGGAATCAGCCGAGTGGCGTCAGTTCCAAGTTGATCTGCAAACAGCTGTTGTAATCGCTAACGAGATCAAGACAGAAGCTCAGGAGGAGATCGGAGACCTGCGGCGCCGCTTGCATGAAGCTCAGGATAAAAATGAGAAGATGAGTAAAGAGCTGGATGAACTAAAGAGCAAGAA GCAGGAAGAGGAGCGTGGCAGAGTGTATAATTATATGAATGCCGTGGAAAGAGACTTGGCCGCACTAAGGCAGGGGATGGGCCTGAGCCGACGGTCCTCCACTTCCTCTGAACCTTCACCCACTGTCAAAACACTCATCAAGAGCTTCGACAGCGCCTCACAAG GTCCCGTTCCAGCCAGTCCTACCGatgctgttgctgttgctgttgctgctgctgccgctATTTCCAGAACGCCTCTCAGTCCCAGTCCCATCAAAACCCCTCCAGCCGCTGCTGTTTCTCCTATGCAG AGGCACACCGTAAGCTCAGCCAAACCTCTGTCGTCAATGCTGGACAAGAGGCCTAGCTACACGGACCTGAGCATACCAG ACCACCTCCTTCGGACCTCACCTGTAACACGCCCCAGCTGCAGCCTCCAGAGGGTGACAAACATAGATTCGACTAAGTCCATATCAG TTTCTCGCAGAAGCAGTGAAGAGTTAAAGAGAGATTTGTCGGTAACAGATGCATCAGCGCCATCGTCAGTCATCACGTTAGGCTCGTCTTCTCCCCAGCTGTCTTTGTCGTCCAACTGCTCCTCCCCAACTGCCTCCGTCACGCCCACCACACGAGGACGTTTACG AGAGGAGCGGAAGGACCCTCTGTCTGCGTTAGCCAGGGAATATGGAGGATCCAAGAGGAATGCTCTGCTCAGGTGGTGCCAGAAGAAGACTGAGGGTTATcag AACATTGACATCACCAACTTCAGCAGCAGCTGGAATGATGGGCTCGCTTTCTGTGCCATTCTTCACACCTATCTGCCGGCACATATCCCTTACCACGAGCTCAACAGCCAGGATAAG AGGCGGAATTTCACTTTGGCTTTCCAGGCAGCAGAAAGTGTGGGAATTAAATCGACACTG GACATTGGTGAAATGGTGCGCACAGAAAGACCCGACTGGCAGAGTGTCATGACCTACGTGACGGCCATCTATAAGTATTTTGAGACCTGA
- the LOC109054818 gene encoding cytospin-A-like isoform X1, which yields MKKATKTTAATSRTSAATKAPGRPEGSSIMGTGGKMTNKTQSSAPLPKAKSNDDLPAVSAGSGAVSVSNSNTSARNKRGSSSQNTNTTETRSKTSSGLSGRRAMSSTAKDPGTSRENLRERTRASVAKKLVVPTDAMLPKRSRCRTVAETDSRMSKSRSGSQISHKAVLECQVKDLLGLDKSKDLEILHLRSELRGMRAQLGLEELEAPDPEQASQETKQPQEKEVSPVISATDVESTLLLLQDQNQGILDELNMLKSENRMLKDRLNALGFSLEHHLDSPVKGLCCLSLSPEPVAAGCSGGHRENSGGGMCASSAEGSVQGSTEDLLSETRRVGPPDAVDSECSEAYQPITSSDDALDAPSGCGSSSESEEGPPSREHSRRGSSGNTSEVSMACLTERIHQMEENQHSTAEELQATLQELSDLQQITQELTTENERLGEERAILVDSLCQQGERLELYGRQLDYFRGLLDEHRVAYAKDDEDAKSGRYMELERRYAELNEGSRFEREQLLGVQQQLSSALKMAEQENAEAQGLMGALKERVHVAERAVEMERRERAVAKAELEALRVVSEGGQVELNRCRIQLEQERQRVAQLLSIHNAGDKTDIRHLLDSERLDKERAEAKAAQLQEELGYTRSEAAQLQEAINKLEGEFRAFRDDVQAQLAEQKRLLEQQCSELEEKDTEIADMKETIFELEDEVEQHRAVKLHDNLIISDLENSIKKLHDQKYDMEKEIKVLHRKLREESAEWRQFQVDLQTAVVIANEIKTEAQEEIGDLRRRLHEAQDKNEKMSKELDELKSKKQEEERGRVYNYMNAVERDLAALRQGMGLSRRSSTSSEPSPTVKTLIKSFDSASQGPVPASPTDAVAVAVAAAAAISRTPLSPSPIKTPPAAAVSPMQRHTVSSAKPLSSMLDKRPSYTDLSIPADHLLRTSPVTRPSCSLQRVTNIDSTKSISVSRRSSEELKRDLSVTDASAPSSVITLGSSSPQLSLSSNCSSPTASVTPTTRGRLREERKDPLSALAREYGGSKRNALLRWCQKKTEGYQNIDITNFSSSWNDGLAFCAILHTYLPAHIPYHELNSQDKRRNFTLAFQAAESVGIKSTLDIGEMVRTERPDWQSVMTYVTAIYKYFET from the exons ATGAAAAAGGCGACCAAGACCACGGCCGCCACCTCCAGAACCTCAGCGGCCACTAAAGCCCCAGGCAGACCAGAGGGAAGCAGCATTATGGGCACAGGTGGCAAGATGACGAACAAAACTCAGAGTTCAGCTCCACTGCCTAAG GCAAAGAGCAATGATGATCTCCCAGCGGTGAGTGCAGGAAGTGGAGCAGTATCCGTTAGCAACAGTAACACTTCTGCTAGAAACAAGAGAGGAAGCTCCTCTCAGAACACTAACACCACTGAGACCAGGTCCAAGACCAGTTCAG GTCTTTCAGGAAGGCGTGCCATGTCATCCACAGCCAAGGATCCAGGCACGTCCCGAGAGAACTTGCGAGAACGTACCAGAGCTAGTGTTGCCAAAAAGCTTGTTGTACCCACAGATGCCATGCTTCCGAAGCGATCACGATGCCGTACCGTAGCAGAGACAGATTCTCGGATGAGCAAATCTCGCTCAGGCAGCCAGATTAGCCATAAAGCAGTGCTGGAGTGTCAAGTGAAGGACCTGCTGGGCTTAGATAAGAGCAAAGACCTGGAGATCCTCCATCTCCGCTCTGAACTTAGAGGTATGAGAGCCCAGCTTGGTCTGGAAGAACTTGAGGCCCCTGATCCAGAGCAAGCATCTCAAGAGACCAAGCAGCCTCAGGAGAAAGAGGTTTCTCCTGTGATCAGTGCCACAGATGTGGAGTCCACTCTCCTCCTCCTTCAAGACCAGAACCAGGGCATCCTTGATGAGCTAAATATGCTGAAGAGTGAAAACCGGATGCTGAAGGATCGTCTCAATGCTCTCGGCTTCTCTCTGGAGCATCATCTAGACAGCCCTGTCAAAGGTCTGTGCTGCCTGTCCCTAAGTCCTGAGCCTGTAGCGGCTGGCTGTAGTGGAGGTCACCGTGAAAACAGTGGGGGTGGTATGTGTGCATCTTCTGCAGAAGGCTCTGTTCAAGGCTCTACTGAGGACCTGCTGTCAGAAACGAGACGTGTAGGCCCTCCTGATGCAGTGGACAGTGAGTGTAGTGAGGCCTATCAGCCAATCACCTCCAGCGATGATGCTCTGGATGCACCTTCAGGTTGTGGATCATCTTCTGAATCAGAAGAAGGGCCACCAAGCCGGGAACATTCCCGCAGGGGCAGCAGCGGGAACACCAGTGAAGTTTCCATGGCCTGCCTGACTGAGCGCATCCATCAAATGGAGGAGAACCAGCACAGCACAGCAGAAGAACTCCAGGCCACTCTGCAGGAGCTTTCAGACCTGCAGCAGATCACACAAGAGCTGACCACAGAGAATGAACGCCTGGGCGAGGAGCGTGCCATTCTGGTCGACTCCCTCTGTCAACAAGGGGAGCGTCTGGAACTGTACGGAAGACAGCTGGACTACTTCCGTGGCCTGCTTGACGAGCATCGGGTGGCCTACGCCAAGGATGATGAAGATGCCAAAAGCGGCCGATATATGGAGCTGGAAAGGCGCTACGCCGAGCTTAACGAGGGCTCACGTTTTGAGCGGGAGCAGCTGCTGGGTGTTCAGCAACAGCTAAGCAGTGCTCTCAAGATGGCAGAACAGGAGAATGCAGAAGCCCAAGGCCTGATGGGAGCATTGAAGGAGCGTGTCCATGTGGCGGAGAGAGCTGTGGAAATGGAGCGGAGGGAGCGGGCAGTCGCCAAAGCGGAGTTGGAAGCGCTGAGGGTAGTGTCTGAAGGGGGGCAGGTGGAGCTGAATCGCTGCAGGATCCAACTTGAGCAAGAGAGGCAGAGAGTTGCCCAGCTCCTCTCCATCCACAACGCAGGGGATAAGACAGACATACGCCACCTGCTGGACAGTGAGAGATTAGACAAAGAGCGAGCAGAGGCCAAAGCAGCTCAGTTACAAGAGGAACTGGGGTACACACGCAGTGAAGCTGCCCAGCTGCAGGAGGCAATTAACAAG CTTGAGGGTGAGTTCCGAGCATTTCGTGACGATGTCCAGGCACAGTTAGCGGAGCAGAAGCGGCTACTTGAGCAGCAGTGCTCTGAGCTAGAGGAGAAGGACACAGAGATTGCTGACATGAAGGAGACCATCTTTGAGCTAGAGGATGAAGTCGAGCAGCATCGTGCTGTCAAGCTCCATGACAACCTCATAATTTCTGACCTGGAGA ATTCTATCAAAAAACTTCATGATCAGAAATATGACATGGAGAAAGAGATTAAGGTTCTTCACCGAAAATTGCGG GAGGAATCAGCCGAGTGGCGTCAGTTCCAAGTTGATCTGCAAACAGCTGTTGTAATCGCTAACGAGATCAAGACAGAAGCTCAGGAGGAGATCGGAGACCTGCGGCGCCGCTTGCATGAAGCTCAGGATAAAAATGAGAAGATGAGTAAAGAGCTGGATGAACTAAAGAGCAAGAA GCAGGAAGAGGAGCGTGGCAGAGTGTATAATTATATGAATGCCGTGGAAAGAGACTTGGCCGCACTAAGGCAGGGGATGGGCCTGAGCCGACGGTCCTCCACTTCCTCTGAACCTTCACCCACTGTCAAAACACTCATCAAGAGCTTCGACAGCGCCTCACAAG GTCCCGTTCCAGCCAGTCCTACCGatgctgttgctgttgctgttgctgctgctgccgctATTTCCAGAACGCCTCTCAGTCCCAGTCCCATCAAAACCCCTCCAGCCGCTGCTGTTTCTCCTATGCAG AGGCACACCGTAAGCTCAGCCAAACCTCTGTCGTCAATGCTGGACAAGAGGCCTAGCTACACGGACCTGAGCATACCAG CAGACCACCTCCTTCGGACCTCACCTGTAACACGCCCCAGCTGCAGCCTCCAGAGGGTGACAAACATAGATTCGACTAAGTCCATATCAG TTTCTCGCAGAAGCAGTGAAGAGTTAAAGAGAGATTTGTCGGTAACAGATGCATCAGCGCCATCGTCAGTCATCACGTTAGGCTCGTCTTCTCCCCAGCTGTCTTTGTCGTCCAACTGCTCCTCCCCAACTGCCTCCGTCACGCCCACCACACGAGGACGTTTACG AGAGGAGCGGAAGGACCCTCTGTCTGCGTTAGCCAGGGAATATGGAGGATCCAAGAGGAATGCTCTGCTCAGGTGGTGCCAGAAGAAGACTGAGGGTTATcag AACATTGACATCACCAACTTCAGCAGCAGCTGGAATGATGGGCTCGCTTTCTGTGCCATTCTTCACACCTATCTGCCGGCACATATCCCTTACCACGAGCTCAACAGCCAGGATAAG AGGCGGAATTTCACTTTGGCTTTCCAGGCAGCAGAAAGTGTGGGAATTAAATCGACACTG GACATTGGTGAAATGGTGCGCACAGAAAGACCCGACTGGCAGAGTGTCATGACCTACGTGACGGCCATCTATAAGTATTTTGAGACCTGA
- the LOC109104299 gene encoding adenosine receptor A2b-like has product MSSLVYIVLELLIAVLAVAGNVLVCWAVCLNSNLQSITNFFVVSLAVADIAVGLLAIPFAVTISTGFCSHFHGCLFIACFVLVLTQSSIFSLLAIAVDRYIAIKIPLRYNSLVTGQRAKGIIAVCWILSVVIGLTPMLGWNRRVAAETNSSCPQGMTECLFEKVVTMDYMVYFNFFGCVLIPLFAMLAIYAWIFMAARRQLRQMEQKLVHLQGYAHREGSSSRSTLQREVHAAKSLAIIVGLFAVCWLPLHIINCFTLFCPQCGRPQDWVMYLAIMLSHANSAVNPFIYAYRIRDFRHTFRRIIRKHFLWHENRLTSGNRNGGMAASSAPISVIETSCTVSNGYVLDVNPIPGMVSCDKFTKQMPSTTRPQMEFQDLGYSLNGALENSFPASSTQIFSLHTGEEVPSIRDHVEIMTVKDCSAITNVHVRCLVPIRTRNSSDLAEVS; this is encoded by the exons ATGTCTTCGCTCGTCTACATTGTTCTTGAGCTCCTGATTGCAGTTTTGGCCGTGGCGGGGAACGTTCTGGTGTGCTGGGCCGTCTGCCTTAACAGTAACCTCCAGAGCATCACCAACTTCTTTGTGGTGTCACTGGCCGTGGCGGACATTGCAGTAGGACTCCTGGCCATTCCGTTCGCCGTCACCATCAGCACGGGCTTCTGCAGCCATTTTCACGGGTGCCTCTTCATTGCCTGCTTCGTGCTGGTCCTCACACAGAGCTCCATCTTCAGTTTGTTGGCCATTGCTGTGGATCGGTACATCGCCATCAAGATCCCATTGAG GTACAACAGCCTCGTCACAGGACAAAGGGCCAAAGGCATCATTGCGGTATGCTGGATACTTTCAGTGGTCATCGGCTTGACCCCTATGCTAGGCTGGAACAGACGTGTCGCCGCAGAAACCAACAGTTCTTGTCCTCAAGGTATGACAGAGTGCCTGTTCGAGAAGGTGGTCACCATGGACTACATGGTTTACTTCAACTTTTTTGGTTGCGTCTTGATTCCGCTATTTGCCATGCTGGCCATCTATGCATGGATCTTCATGGCTGCCCGTCGCCAGCTCAGACAGATGGAGCAGAAACTAGTACACTTGCAAGGATACGCCCACAGAGAAGGATCCTCCTCCCGGTCCACGCTGCAAAGGGAAGTCCACGCAGCCAAATCACTGGCAATCATCGTGGGCCTCTTTGCTGTTTGTTGGCTCCCTTTGCATATCATTAACTGCTTCACACTGTTCTGCCCACAGTGTGGTCGACCTCAGGACTGGGTCATGTACCTGGCCATAATGCTTTCACATGCTAATTCAGCAGTGAACCCATTTATATACGCCTACCGAATACGTGACTTTAGGCACACCTTCCGAAGGATCATCCGAAAGCACTTCCTGTGGCATGAAAACAGACTGACAAGTGGTAACAGAAACGGAGGCATGGCTGCTTCTTCTGCTCCGATTAGTGTGATTGAGACTTCTTGTACAGTGTCCAACGGGTATGTGTTGGATGTCAATCCCATTCCTGGCATGGTTTCCTGTGACAAATTTACAAAGCAAATGCCATCAACAACCAGGCCTCAAATGGAATTCCAAGACTTAGGATACAGTTTAAATGGAGCTTTGGAAAATTCCTTTCCCGCCAGTTCAACACAGATTTTCTCATTACATACCGGGGAGGaagttccctccatcagggaccATGTAGAAATCATGACTGTAAAAGACTGCAGTGCTATTACTAATGTACACGTCAGATGTCTGGTACCCATAAGGACAAGGAACTCATCCGATCTTGCAGAAGTGTCATGA
- the LOC109103874 gene encoding small nuclear ribonucleoprotein Sm D3: MSIGVPIKVLHEAEGHIVTCETNTGEVYRGKLIEAEDNMNCQMSNITVTYRDGRVSQLEQVYIRGSKIRFLILPDMLKNAPMLKSMKNKNQGAGAGRGKAAILKAQGWSMNILLWYL; encoded by the exons ATGTCTATTGGTGTTCCCATCAAAGTCCTGCATGAAGCAGAGGGTCACATCGTGACCTGTGAGACAAACACGGGTGAGGTGTACAGAGGCAAACTGATCGAAGCAGAGGATAACATGAACTGCCAG ATGTCCAACATTACAGTGACCTACAGAGACGGCAGAGTGTCCCAGCTGGAGCAGGTGTACATTCGCGGCAGCAAAATACGCTTCCTCATTCTGCCAGACATGTTGAAAAATGCCCCTATGCTGaagagcatgaaaaacaaaaaccaaggTGCAGGAGCTGGACGAGGCAAAGCTGCTATTCTCAAAGCTCAAGGTTGGTCAATGAACATCCTTTTATGGTATCTTTGA